The Epilithonimonas zeae genome contains a region encoding:
- the cdd gene encoding cytidine deaminase, with translation MEKEIKINFEVIPSYDELNDIEKTLFDKAKTIREQAYAPYSHFFVGCALLLENGEIITGSNQENAAYPSGLCAERTTIFWTSANYPDVKIKKIFVIGGPEDALSSVPIPPCGGCRQSILEYEAKQKEQIEIYFAAPNGEIIKTKSIRDLLPFSFDGSFL, from the coding sequence ATGGAAAAAGAGATAAAAATCAACTTTGAAGTTATCCCGAGTTACGATGAACTCAACGATATAGAAAAAACACTTTTTGATAAAGCTAAAACCATTCGAGAACAAGCTTATGCACCTTACTCCCATTTTTTTGTTGGTTGTGCACTTCTTTTGGAAAACGGCGAAATAATCACAGGAAGCAACCAAGAAAACGCCGCTTATCCTTCCGGATTGTGTGCAGAGAGAACGACTATTTTTTGGACTTCAGCGAATTATCCTGATGTAAAAATCAAAAAAATATTTGTAATTGGCGGACCGGAAGACGCTTTGAGTTCCGTTCCAATTCCACCTTGTGGCGGTTGCAGACAATCTATTTTGGAGTATGAAGCTAAGCAAAAAGAACAAATCGAAATCTATTTTGCCGCACCCAACGGAGAAATCATCAAAACAAAATCTATCAGAGACCTTTTACCTTTCTCATTTGATGGAAGCTTTTTGTAA
- a CDS encoding DUF922 domain-containing protein — protein MLRPFLVLIFLFFIGLTKAQDKIFWNENRRLVWEDFQSKTQPDTSKAAATTFCGISYLLNSPTKKFTSREVKIESFFVPTRSWAHSDHKTDLVLMHEQSHFDIAELFARRFRKVISDKTMDAKTLQKFYTDIYDDYKDYQQDYETVTNHGRIRDKQYEYTQRINQEIEKLSDFKT, from the coding sequence ATGTTACGACCATTTTTAGTACTTATTTTTCTGTTTTTCATTGGATTGACTAAGGCTCAAGACAAGATTTTTTGGAATGAAAACCGGAGGCTGGTTTGGGAAGATTTCCAATCGAAAACGCAACCGGATACTTCCAAAGCCGCCGCAACAACCTTTTGTGGAATCTCCTATTTGTTGAACAGTCCAACTAAAAAATTCACTTCCAGAGAAGTTAAGATTGAATCTTTTTTTGTTCCTACAAGATCTTGGGCGCATAGTGACCACAAAACGGATTTGGTTCTAATGCACGAGCAAAGTCATTTTGATATTGCCGAATTGTTTGCGAGGAGATTCAGGAAAGTAATCAGTGATAAGACAATGGATGCTAAAACCCTTCAAAAGTTTTACACGGATATTTATGATGATTACAAGGATTATCAGCAGGATTATGAAACGGTAACCAATCATGGAAGAATTCGTGACAAACAATATGAATACACTCAGAGAATTAATCAGGAAATAGAAAAGCTTTCGGATTTTAAAACCTGA
- the arfB gene encoding alternative ribosome rescue aminoacyl-tRNA hydrolase ArfB produces MKDFSTEISYKTSRSSGAGGQNVNKVETAVTAIWNVMESQFFSFDEKLRISEKLKNRINSEGLLQMTSSDSRTQLQNKKIVTEKMLELVEKSLFVPKKRLATKPSKGHIQKRIDNKKKLSEKKENRKFRF; encoded by the coding sequence ATGAAGGATTTTTCTACCGAAATCAGCTACAAAACTTCCCGCTCTTCCGGAGCTGGCGGACAAAACGTGAACAAGGTGGAAACAGCTGTAACAGCGATTTGGAATGTAATGGAAAGTCAGTTTTTTTCTTTCGATGAAAAATTGAGAATCTCGGAAAAATTGAAAAATAGAATTAATTCCGAAGGTTTGCTGCAAATGACTTCATCTGATAGCAGAACTCAGCTTCAAAACAAAAAAATCGTAACTGAGAAAATGCTGGAACTGGTTGAAAAATCACTATTTGTTCCAAAGAAACGACTGGCTACAAAACCTTCAAAAGGTCACATCCAGAAACGTATCGACAACAAAAAGAAATTGTCTGAGAAGAAAGAGAATCGAAAATTCAGGTTTTAA
- a CDS encoding AMP-binding protein, which produces MLIDLSKASPIAETPSKEFETKVLDFIKEWFSESKTVKIQSSGSTGIPKVFDIEKSKMLNSAEMTCDFLGLKEGDLALLCLPIEYISGKMTVVRSISRKLKLKIATTSLNPLENVNEEIDFCAMTPLQVENSLDKIHWIKNLIIGGASVSETLKQKISQTLKTTNIQTKIFETYGMSETLSHIALKQIYPNQEDWLTIFDGIDISLDERGCLKIFAPKLNSEVLQTNDLVEINAKNQFRFLGRIDNVINSGGAKIFPEELEKLVKKEIPNEVVFLGIEHEKLGQKLILIIEGENNEHLKSKIYNLKFEKSFHKPKEIIFVEQIPRTPNGKVNRLELKKLIKN; this is translated from the coding sequence ATGTTAATCGACCTTTCCAAAGCTTCACCAATTGCAGAAACACCATCTAAAGAATTTGAAACCAAAGTTTTAGACTTCATAAAAGAATGGTTTTCGGAGTCAAAAACGGTAAAAATCCAGAGTTCTGGTTCTACCGGAATTCCGAAAGTTTTTGACATAGAAAAATCAAAAATGTTGAATTCGGCAGAAATGACTTGTGATTTTTTAGGATTAAAAGAAGGCGATTTAGCCTTACTTTGTCTTCCGATTGAATATATCTCCGGAAAAATGACGGTTGTAAGAAGTATTTCAAGAAAATTAAAACTGAAAATTGCTACTACTTCTCTCAATCCATTGGAAAATGTCAATGAAGAAATTGATTTCTGCGCAATGACACCTTTGCAGGTTGAAAATTCTTTGGACAAAATCCACTGGATTAAAAATCTGATCATCGGAGGCGCATCAGTCTCGGAAACTTTAAAACAAAAAATATCTCAAACCCTCAAAACCACAAATATTCAAACCAAAATATTCGAAACTTATGGAATGAGCGAAACCCTTTCTCACATCGCTTTAAAACAGATTTATCCAAATCAGGAAGATTGGCTTACAATTTTTGATGGCATTGATATTTCTCTGGATGAAAGAGGTTGCCTGAAAATATTTGCTCCAAAACTGAATTCAGAAGTTTTGCAGACCAATGATTTGGTGGAGATTAATGCGAAAAATCAATTCAGATTTCTGGGAAGAATTGACAATGTGATCAATTCCGGAGGTGCAAAGATTTTTCCCGAAGAGTTAGAAAAATTAGTTAAAAAAGAAATTCCCAATGAAGTTGTTTTCCTCGGAATTGAACATGAAAAACTCGGACAAAAATTAATCCTCATAATCGAAGGAGAAAATAACGAACATTTAAAATCTAAAATTTATAATCTAAAATTTGAAAAATCGTTTCATAAGCCAAAAGAAATTATTTTTGTAGAGCAAATCCCAAGAACGCCCAACGGAAAAGTGAATCGTCTTGAATTAAAGAAATTGATCAAAAACTAA
- a CDS encoding coiled-coil domain-containing protein, with protein sequence MTSNIKNIFRLKPVAVEKEESPLKIVETNNNEEVTEESRKRTYHESGYRDSSRNNGNHTALSICLDAIYSKFQNEEKELADKQNKLKEPYINEQKNKETEIKGLTISLDNKEEQIKEIQQNVDTVKDKIETLKFEINDIPKNPEQYQINASKGASTKFWIGLLLLIPISLYLFTFYISTSFSAFFKTFDPNVSIMQSVLDAQAFNKAWDEGPLEGAFVTLIPFVFLGLGYLIHMFGENKNWLNYVKMFLLFVVTFVFDAILAYEIESKIYELNKTFDSPPFDLSIAFTKNQFWGIIFAGFVVYIIWGLVFDFIMKEHKEKDKIKHEQIKKQKDILVHQDRITGFEKQMEEIKNGIASIKELIIKARGRIEELQNIIDGVIIPTKEYKSYASEYVQGWITFIGEKLAVSHPVKQEMIEECKNQYNYNLNKVGANSDSQNSVYVSVL encoded by the coding sequence ATGACCAGTAATATCAAAAACATTTTCAGGCTGAAACCTGTTGCAGTTGAGAAAGAAGAATCTCCTCTTAAAATTGTAGAAACCAACAACAATGAAGAAGTAACGGAAGAAAGCAGAAAGAGAACCTACCACGAATCTGGTTATAGAGATAGCTCTCGCAACAATGGAAACCACACCGCTTTATCGATTTGTCTGGACGCCATCTATTCCAAATTTCAGAATGAGGAAAAAGAATTGGCTGACAAACAAAATAAACTGAAAGAGCCTTACATCAACGAGCAAAAAAATAAAGAAACCGAAATCAAAGGTCTTACCATTTCTCTCGATAATAAGGAAGAGCAAATCAAAGAAATTCAGCAAAACGTTGACACGGTTAAGGATAAAATTGAAACTTTGAAATTCGAAATTAATGATATTCCGAAAAATCCGGAACAGTATCAGATCAATGCAAGCAAAGGCGCTTCTACAAAATTTTGGATTGGGCTATTGCTCTTGATTCCAATCAGCTTGTACCTGTTTACATTTTATATTTCGACTTCCTTCTCGGCGTTCTTTAAAACATTTGACCCGAATGTGAGCATTATGCAAAGTGTTTTAGATGCACAGGCATTCAACAAGGCTTGGGATGAAGGTCCGTTGGAAGGTGCTTTTGTGACTTTGATTCCGTTTGTTTTCCTCGGTTTAGGTTACTTGATTCATATGTTTGGAGAAAACAAAAACTGGCTGAATTATGTAAAAATGTTCCTGCTTTTTGTTGTGACTTTCGTTTTCGATGCCATTCTTGCTTATGAAATCGAATCTAAAATCTATGAGCTTAATAAAACTTTCGATTCTCCACCTTTTGATTTGTCGATTGCTTTTACGAAGAATCAGTTTTGGGGAATTATTTTCGCCGGATTTGTGGTCTATATTATTTGGGGATTGGTTTTCGATTTCATTATGAAAGAACATAAAGAAAAAGATAAAATCAAACACGAGCAAATCAAAAAACAAAAAGACATTCTTGTTCATCAAGACCGCATTACAGGATTTGAAAAACAAATGGAAGAAATCAAAAACGGTATTGCAAGCATCAAAGAATTAATCATCAAAGCCCGAGGAAGAATCGAAGAACTCCAAAATATTATTGATGGTGTTATCATTCCTACCAAAGAATACAAATCTTATGCTTCGGAATATGTCCAGGGCTGGATTACATTTATTGGTGAAAAATTAGCTGTTTCTCATCCTGTAAAGCAAGAAATGATAGAGGAATGCAAAAATCAATACAATTATAATCTGAACAAAGTCGGCGCCAATTCTGACAGCCAAAATTCAGTTTACGTTTCTGTTTTATAA
- a CDS encoding DUF6804 family protein — translation MEANNSKNFKRLEIIYKTFFFFCALCCFFAILPLPLSYYTFLRIIVFIASGIVIYYFGRQKEYHWVIVFGIILILFNPIFPIHLYLKSLWIPIDIVTGILFLLLVVIRLKKKEPLQEIIPEKPTPAKTFSRDRIIRTSSKNNNNNE, via the coding sequence ATGGAAGCAAATAATTCTAAAAATTTCAAACGATTAGAAATTATCTACAAAACATTTTTCTTTTTTTGTGCACTTTGCTGTTTCTTCGCTATTCTTCCTTTACCACTATCATATTACACATTTCTTAGAATCATCGTTTTCATTGCATCAGGAATTGTGATTTATTATTTCGGGAGACAGAAAGAATATCATTGGGTAATTGTTTTCGGAATCATTTTGATTTTATTTAATCCGATTTTTCCAATTCATCTTTATCTCAAAAGTCTCTGGATTCCGATTGACATTGTAACAGGGATTTTATTCCTGCTGCTGGTCGTCATCAGATTAAAAAAGAAAGAACCACTTCAGGAAATCATCCCGGAAAAACCGACTCCAGCTAAAACATTCAGCAGGGACAGAATCATTAGAACTTCATCAAAAAACAATAATAACAATGAATGA
- a CDS encoding type I restriction endonuclease, with product MELKLKLEQLHQRVNGLKDQIQTEEATKTAFVMPFIQILGYDIFNPTEVIPEFIADIGTKKGEKVDFVIKKDNEPILIIECKSWKENADAHNSQLHRYYHVSKARFGVLTNGITYNFYTDLEKPNIMDEKPFFTINLDDLKDSSIKVLESFTKSGYNLESILDSAEALKYIKAIRKEFEKEIENPSDEIVKLLVNRFFERPLTANRMVIFKEYTKRALSLSISESISSRLKSALVINDNIETEKTTVSMTNIDQNNETSKVITTDEELEAFQIVKAILREKISAERIAYRDTQSYFGILLDDNNRKPICRFHFGANRKLIELFHNGKDSGEKMNLDSLDEIYNHRNELHQTIENYN from the coding sequence ATGGAACTCAAATTAAAACTAGAACAACTGCATCAAAGAGTAAATGGTCTCAAAGATCAGATACAAACTGAGGAAGCTACGAAAACGGCTTTCGTAATGCCTTTTATTCAGATTCTTGGTTACGATATTTTCAATCCAACGGAAGTGATTCCAGAGTTCATTGCTGATATTGGAACCAAAAAAGGCGAGAAAGTGGATTTTGTCATCAAAAAGGATAACGAACCCATTCTGATTATAGAGTGTAAAAGTTGGAAAGAAAATGCGGATGCGCACAACTCTCAGCTTCATCGTTATTATCACGTTTCCAAAGCCCGATTTGGAGTTTTGACCAACGGAATTACTTATAATTTCTATACAGATCTGGAGAAGCCAAATATTATGGATGAGAAACCATTTTTCACAATCAATCTTGATGATTTGAAAGACAGTTCCATCAAAGTTCTTGAGAGTTTTACAAAGTCAGGTTACAACCTTGAATCGATTTTGGACTCTGCAGAAGCTCTGAAATATATCAAAGCCATCAGAAAAGAATTCGAAAAAGAAATTGAAAACCCTTCTGACGAAATAGTAAAGTTATTGGTTAATCGATTCTTCGAAAGACCACTAACAGCGAATAGAATGGTTATATTTAAGGAATATACCAAAAGAGCTTTAAGCCTATCAATTTCAGAATCTATCAGTTCCCGTTTAAAATCTGCTTTGGTTATTAATGATAATATCGAGACAGAAAAAACAACTGTTTCTATGACAAACATTGATCAGAATAATGAGACTTCAAAAGTTATAACTACAGATGAGGAATTAGAAGCTTTTCAAATTGTAAAAGCCATTTTACGTGAGAAAATCTCTGCTGAAAGAATTGCTTACAGAGACACACAATCTTATTTCGGGATTCTGCTGGATGACAATAATAGAAAGCCAATTTGCAGATTTCATTTCGGAGCTAATAGAAAATTAATTGAGTTATTCCATAACGGGAAAGATTCTGGAGAGAAAATGAATCTTGATTCACTTGACGAGATTTATAATCACAGAAATGAACTTCATCAAACCATTGAAAATTATAATTAA
- a CDS encoding YegP family protein — protein MTGQNDKWEFYQDSRDEWRWRRTASNGQIVGASTQGYVNKSDCIANARRNGYNG, from the coding sequence ATGACAGGACAAAATGACAAATGGGAATTCTATCAAGATTCAAGAGATGAATGGAGATGGAGAAGAACTGCTTCTAATGGACAAATTGTAGGAGCTTCTACTCAAGGTTATGTTAACAAATCAGATTGTATAGCAAATGCAAGAAGAAATGGTTATAACGGATAA